ATGGCCGATCACCTTGATCCCGGCATCAAGCGCCTTTTTCAGGACAGGCTCCAGCGCCTCGGCGAATTCGGCACCACGGTGATTGCGTCAACGCCGCGCGCGATCAGATCCTCGATCATCTGAACCTGCAACGCGGCATCGGCCGAAACCGGGCCAATCGTGGTGGCATTATGGCCGGAGGCTTCTTTGAAGCCGGCCACGCCCTCGGCCATGCGGTTGAACCAGGCGATGCCTTCCAGCTTCACCACGGTCACGATCTCATAGCTTTTGGTTTCGGCCAGCCGGGCCTGCGAGGCATGTCGCGCCAAGCGCCAGTGCCAGAGCGCCTTTGCGGATGGAAAAACTCATGTCGTCCTCCTCTGTTTTGTTTATTTTTCAGTTATTGCCACCGGCCAGCAGCGGCCGGGTGCTGTGGTAAAGGCTTTGGAAACGCGCTGCCCCCTCTTGGTAAAGCTGTGCCAGATCAGGATCTGGTGTCAGCGCGCGCGCGCTCGGGTTCCAGCGCGTGATATCGCGGGGAGCGACCATGCCGACCCCGACCGCCGCGAGAAAGGCATCGCCATAAGCCGCACCGGTCGAGCGGGCGCGGATCGTCTGCTGCCGTCCCGTGATATCCGAGATCCCCTGCGCCCAGATCGAATTGCGGGTGCCGCCCCCACCGCAATCACCTCGGTGATGCGCGCACCTGCCGCCTTATAGGTATCGAGGATCTGGGCGATGCCATAGCCAACCCCTTCCAGCAGGGCCCGATAGAGATCACCGCGCTGATGTGAGAGGTCGAGGCCGAAAATAACCCCTTTCGCCGCTGCATCATGGATCGGAGTACGCTCTCCCGAGAAATAGGGCAGCATCACCAGGCCCCGCGCGCCGGGAGGTGAGGCTGCCGCCTCGGCGCTGAGCAACTCAAAAACCTCTGTCTCGGGCAAATCGCGGGCGAACTGGCTGACAAACCAGCGTGTGAGCGTGCCCGCAGTGGCGGTTCCCGACATCAGCGCGTGCTGGCCCGGGAAAAGCCAGGGCGCATACCAGAGGTGCGGGTCCGCAATTCTTTCGCCGGTCACAAGGATCAGGAACATTGACGACCCATACATGAGCATCATCTGACCGGAATCCTGCACGCCCACAGAAACCGCCTCGGCGGCGGCGTCGATTGTTCCCGCGATCACCGGCGTGCCTTCGGCAAGGCCCGTCAGCCTCGCGGCCCCTGAAGAGATATATCCGGCGATATCGGTGGCCCAGGTCAGTGCGGGCAAAAGCGCGGCCGGCGCGATCAGATCATCGTAATCACGCGTCCAGGACTGGCTTTCGATGTCGTAATAGGGGTGATAGCTGGAGGCGGAATAATGGTCGATCACCACTTTCCCCGTCAGCCGGAACACGAGCCAGGTGGTCGAATTCATGATGTATTTCGTGCGCGCGAAAATCTCGGGCCGGTTGCGTTTCAGCCAGAGCATCTTGGGCCCGACGGATTGCGAGGTCAGACCATTGCCGGTGCGCCGCAACAGCGTTTCGACGCCGATTTCCGCTGTCAGCTCTGCGATCTCCCGGCTGGCGCGGGTGTCGACGCCGTAAAGCACGCCATTCATCAGCGCCTGGCCTGCCGCATCGACCGGCAGCATGCAGGGTCCGATCCCCGAGAGGCCGACCGCGGCAATCTCTTTCGGATCAATGCCACTTTTTGCCAGCAACTCCCGCGTCAGCGTGACAAAGCCCTGCCACCAGTCGGCCTCGGCATCATGTTCGGCATAGCCCGGCTCGGGGATCTGCATGTCATGGCGACGCGCAGCCTCGGCCATGACCCGCCCTGTCTCATCGACAAGGCATCCTTTCGCCTCATAGGTGCCGATATCAATGCCGAGCGTATAGCGCATCAGGTCACCAGATCACGGTCGAGACTGAAATCACCTGCCATGCGC
The Gemmobacter sp. 24YEA27 DNA segment above includes these coding regions:
- a CDS encoding FGGY family carbohydrate kinase, whose product is MRYTLGIDIGTYEAKGCLVDETGRVMAEAARRHDMQIPEPGYAEHDAEADWWQGFVTLTRELLAKSGIDPKEIAAVGLSGIGPCMLPVDAAGQALMNGVLYGVDTRASREIAELTAEIGVETLLRRTGNGLTSQSVGPKMLWLKRNRPEIFARTKYIMNSTTWLVFRLTGKVVIDHYSASSYHPYYDIESQSWTRDYDDLIAPAALLPALTWATDIAGYISSGAARLTGLAEGTPVIAGTIDAAAEAVSVGVQDSGQMMLMYGSSMFLILVTGERIADPHLWYAPWLFPGQHALMSGTATAGTLTRWFVSQFARDLPETEVFELLSAEAAASPPGARGLVMLPYFSGERTPIHDAAAKGVIFGLDLSHQRGDLYRALLEGVGYGIAQILDTYKAAGARITEVIAVGAAPAIRSGRRGSRISRDGSRRSAPARPVRLMAMPFSRRSGSAWSLPAISRAGTRARAR
- a CDS encoding substrate-binding domain-containing protein, with the protein product MARHASQARLAETKSYEIVTVVKLEGIAWFNRMAEGVAGFKEASGHNATTIGPVSADAALQVQMIEDLIARGVDAITVVPNSPRRWSLS